Proteins encoded together in one Fibrobacter sp. UWH4 window:
- a CDS encoding SpoVG family protein: MAEEKKKKEWNATGAFDCLAVTSVQVYPFKEGPSMGHIKGLASVVLNDQFLVRGLRVMEGENGMFVGYPIDPFFKGEEFRSVCFPMARNLREHIENCVLEKYQAAVA, from the coding sequence ATGGCTGAAGAAAAGAAGAAGAAAGAATGGAATGCGACCGGGGCGTTCGACTGCCTCGCCGTCACCAGTGTGCAGGTTTACCCCTTCAAGGAAGGCCCTTCCATGGGGCATATCAAGGGGCTCGCATCGGTCGTGCTCAACGACCAGTTCCTGGTTCGCGGGCTTCGCGTGATGGAAGGCGAAAACGGCATGTTCGTGGGTTACCCGATTGATCCGTTCTTCAAGGGCGAAGAATTCCGTAGCGTATGTTTCCCGATGGCACGCAACCTGCGCGAGCATATCGAAAATTGCGTTCTTGAAAAGTACCAGGCCGCAGTCGCCTAA
- a CDS encoding YifB family Mg chelatase-like AAA ATPase, whose amino-acid sequence MFRRIRSYCLFGIKAVPVSVEIDASQGLPGFTMVGLPDNAVRESRERVVSAIRSIDKVVTGFRTTVNLSPADLRKEGSALDLPLAIGLLVATGEIEVPQLENLVIVGELSLDGLLKPIRGALSIAMSLSEKSKNILVIPRANESEVSLVEGIRYVCADTLRECVEALEAGAENVARWATGFRFKNKSTITANDIPDFKNVVGMEGVKRALEVAAAGAHNFLLVGSPGAGKTLCAKCLPGILPEMTETEILETTRIHSCARTAGDSDEFKPVMTRPFRTPHHSASMVSLVGGGTRLKPGEASLAHNGVLFLDELPEFNRSVLEALREPMEEGSISVSRASGTVVWPARFMMGAAMNPCPCGYAMDPKRHCTCLPEARKRYQEKISGPLLDRIDIQVSVPPVDASQFASKASAEPSAEIRKRVCAARDIQRKRFKGTRFKTNAEMSSNFAKDSCNLSSATEKFAINAADRMNLSARGYYRLLKVGRTIADLRNSESVEIEDLSEALRYRAFRS is encoded by the coding sequence ATGTTCCGTCGAATCCGTTCTTACTGCTTGTTTGGAATAAAGGCTGTCCCGGTGAGTGTCGAAATCGATGCCTCGCAGGGGCTGCCGGGTTTCACCATGGTAGGGTTACCCGACAACGCGGTAAGGGAATCACGGGAACGTGTCGTTTCGGCGATTCGTTCCATTGACAAGGTGGTGACCGGTTTCCGGACTACGGTGAACCTGTCACCCGCGGATTTGCGGAAAGAAGGAAGCGCCCTGGATCTGCCGCTTGCCATCGGGCTGCTGGTTGCGACCGGCGAAATCGAAGTTCCCCAACTTGAAAACCTCGTTATCGTGGGGGAACTTTCGCTCGATGGCCTGCTGAAGCCGATTCGGGGCGCGCTTTCGATTGCCATGAGCCTTTCGGAAAAGTCCAAGAACATCCTGGTGATTCCTCGCGCGAACGAAAGCGAAGTCTCGCTGGTCGAAGGAATCCGCTATGTCTGCGCAGATACCCTCAGGGAATGCGTCGAGGCTTTGGAAGCGGGTGCAGAGAATGTTGCCAGGTGGGCCACCGGCTTCCGTTTTAAGAATAAATCAACTATTACCGCAAATGACATTCCCGATTTCAAGAATGTCGTCGGGATGGAGGGCGTCAAGCGTGCGCTGGAAGTGGCCGCGGCTGGAGCGCACAACTTTCTGCTGGTAGGCTCGCCCGGAGCGGGCAAGACGCTCTGTGCAAAATGCCTGCCGGGCATTTTGCCCGAAATGACCGAGACCGAGATCCTAGAGACAACCCGCATCCACTCGTGCGCAAGAACGGCCGGTGATTCCGACGAATTCAAGCCGGTCATGACGCGCCCGTTCCGCACGCCCCACCACAGCGCGTCCATGGTGTCCTTGGTGGGGGGCGGCACCCGGCTAAAGCCGGGCGAAGCGAGCCTCGCGCACAACGGCGTCCTCTTTCTGGACGAGCTCCCCGAATTTAACCGCAGCGTTTTGGAGGCCCTGCGCGAACCAATGGAAGAAGGTTCCATCTCGGTCAGCCGTGCGAGCGGCACCGTCGTCTGGCCTGCCCGATTTATGATGGGAGCGGCCATGAACCCCTGCCCCTGCGGTTACGCCATGGATCCCAAGCGACACTGCACCTGCCTCCCCGAGGCACGCAAACGTTACCAAGAAAAAATTTCAGGACCTCTCCTTGACCGCATCGATATCCAAGTGAGCGTTCCTCCCGTAGACGCCTCGCAATTTGCATCGAAGGCCTCCGCGGAGCCGTCCGCAGAAATCCGCAAGCGAGTCTGCGCCGCCCGCGACATCCAACGCAAACGGTTCAAGGGAACCCGCTTCAAGACGAATGCGGAAATGAGTTCCAATTTCGCCAAGGATAGCTGCAACCTCTCCTCCGCCACCGAAAAATTCGCCATCAACGCCGCCGACCGAATGAACTTGAGCGCCCGCGGCTACTATAGACTATTAAAGGTCGGGCGCACCATCGCCGACCTTCGAAATTCAGAATCAGTTGAAATCGAGGACCTCTCCGAAGCCCTGCGCTACCGCGCCTTCAGAAGCTAA
- a CDS encoding dihydroneopterin aldolase: protein MVVETGKISIRDLEFSCIIGTLPFERENEQPVVMNISVWLDFTLAARNEDLAHSIDYVQLADDVQDFVCKSRFQLEETLVVETAKHILNHYPKTVAAEVSVRKPLAIPQSAGAESSIKIIR from the coding sequence ATGGTAGTCGAAACGGGTAAAATCTCTATACGGGACCTGGAGTTCAGCTGCATTATCGGCACGCTCCCTTTCGAACGCGAAAACGAGCAGCCGGTGGTGATGAACATTTCCGTGTGGCTTGATTTTACCCTCGCTGCTCGCAACGAGGATTTGGCTCATTCCATTGATTATGTTCAGTTAGCTGATGATGTACAGGACTTCGTTTGCAAGTCCCGTTTTCAGTTAGAAGAAACGCTGGTTGTAGAAACCGCGAAACATATCCTGAACCACTACCCGAAGACCGTCGCGGCAGAAGTTTCTGTCCGCAAGCCGCTCGCAATCCCGCAAAGCGCCGGCGCCGAATCTTCCATCAAGATAATCCGCTAG
- the pgk gene encoding phosphoglycerate kinase produces the protein MAKLSIEDLELAGKRVFIRVDFNVPQDKVTGEITNTKRIEAALPTIQYALDKGAAVVLASHLGRPNGEKNMKYTLAPVAKKLEELIKKPVKFLSDCVGPEVEAACAAIKPGEIILLENLRFHIEEEGKRKIKNADGTETKEKADKEAVKAFRASLTKLADVYVNDAFGTAHRDHSSMTGVALPQRAAGFLMNKELKAFDQVLNNPPRPFLAILGGAKVADKIQLINNLLDKADKIIIGGGMAFTFKKVLNNIEIGSSLFDEEGAKLVPDLMAKAKAAGKEIILPVDYIAADKFAADAATKAVSDAEGIPAGWMGLDVGAESTKLFVNAIKSAKTIVWNGPAGVFEFEAFEKATKAMADAIVEATAAGAITVIGGGDTATAAKKYGADKKVTHTSTGGGASLELLEGKVLPGVAVLTDK, from the coding sequence ATGGCAAAGCTTTCTATCGAAGATCTCGAACTCGCCGGCAAGCGCGTGTTCATCCGTGTCGACTTCAACGTTCCGCAGGACAAGGTGACTGGCGAAATCACCAACACCAAGCGTATCGAAGCCGCTCTCCCGACCATCCAGTACGCTCTCGACAAGGGTGCAGCCGTCGTGCTCGCTTCTCACCTCGGCCGTCCGAATGGCGAAAAGAACATGAAGTACACGCTCGCTCCGGTTGCAAAGAAGCTCGAAGAACTCATCAAGAAGCCGGTGAAGTTCCTCTCTGACTGCGTGGGTCCGGAAGTCGAAGCCGCCTGCGCCGCTATCAAGCCGGGTGAAATCATCCTCCTCGAAAACCTCCGCTTCCACATCGAAGAAGAAGGCAAGCGCAAGATCAAGAACGCCGATGGCACCGAAACTAAGGAAAAGGCCGACAAGGAAGCCGTGAAGGCCTTCCGCGCAAGCCTCACCAAGCTCGCTGACGTCTACGTGAACGACGCTTTCGGTACCGCTCACCGCGATCACTCCTCTATGACTGGTGTTGCACTGCCGCAGCGTGCCGCTGGTTTCCTCATGAACAAGGAACTCAAGGCATTCGACCAGGTGCTCAACAATCCTCCGCGTCCGTTCCTCGCCATCCTCGGCGGTGCAAAGGTCGCTGACAAGATCCAGCTCATCAACAACCTTCTCGACAAGGCCGACAAGATCATCATCGGCGGTGGCATGGCTTTCACCTTCAAGAAGGTTCTCAACAACATCGAAATCGGTTCTTCCCTGTTTGACGAAGAAGGCGCCAAGCTCGTTCCGGATCTGATGGCCAAGGCCAAGGCTGCCGGAAAGGAAATCATCCTCCCGGTTGACTACATCGCTGCCGACAAGTTCGCTGCCGACGCTGCCACGAAGGCTGTCTCTGACGCCGAAGGCATTCCGGCTGGCTGGATGGGCCTCGATGTGGGCGCTGAATCCACCAAGCTCTTCGTGAACGCTATCAAGTCCGCCAAGACCATCGTCTGGAACGGTCCTGCAGGCGTGTTCGAATTCGAAGCCTTCGAAAAGGCTACCAAGGCTATGGCCGACGCTATCGTCGAAGCTACCGCTGCCGGCGCAATCACCGTGATCGGTGGTGGCGATACCGCAACGGCTGCCAAGAAGTACGGCGCCGACAAGAAGGTGACCCACACCTCTACGGGTGGTGGCGCTTCCCTCGAACTCCTGGAAGGCAAGGTTCTTCCGGGCGTTGCAGTGCTCACGGATAAGTAA
- a CDS encoding HAD family phosphatase, with the protein MMFSRIIATSAIAALFFAGCCEKCPKEKTAAAQTPVASQAQQSASLPERPVTLSLWTEHAPAKDSLEAFVRAVTDSTSPDFIPVERRIAAFDWDGTLFLETAPTYFDWMLFEHRVLDDSTFKPSKQQLKAAREGREKKVFPGLSAERERMVAQAYKGMTLSEFEAYVRAFMAEPQPGFTGLKRGEAYYKPMVEVVKFLTANGFTVYVSSGTERYTMRPVVMDGLGLPPRQIIGSDVVVVSNNQNGADGLAYTIQDGDKLVLAGESIIKNLQMNKVTALAREIGYQPVLAFGNSGTDASLLNYAIHGNKYRAMGFMLLCDDLEREYGNEAKAEKMRAASEKNGWIPVSMKNDWKTIYGDSVQKAN; encoded by the coding sequence ATGATGTTTTCTCGAATTATTGCGACGAGTGCAATTGCAGCCCTGTTTTTTGCAGGCTGCTGCGAAAAATGTCCCAAAGAAAAGACTGCCGCTGCGCAGACTCCGGTTGCCTCGCAGGCGCAACAGTCCGCTTCGCTCCCGGAACGCCCGGTAACTCTCTCGCTGTGGACGGAACATGCTCCTGCAAAGGATTCTCTGGAAGCTTTCGTGCGTGCGGTGACAGATTCTACTTCGCCGGACTTTATCCCGGTGGAACGCCGTATTGCCGCGTTCGACTGGGACGGTACACTCTTCCTCGAAACGGCTCCGACCTACTTTGACTGGATGCTTTTTGAACACCGCGTCCTTGACGATTCAACTTTCAAGCCGTCCAAGCAGCAACTGAAGGCCGCCCGCGAAGGTCGCGAAAAGAAGGTCTTCCCTGGACTTAGCGCCGAACGCGAACGTATGGTCGCGCAGGCCTACAAGGGCATGACGCTCTCGGAATTTGAGGCTTACGTTCGCGCCTTTATGGCAGAACCGCAGCCGGGCTTTACGGGCCTCAAGCGTGGCGAAGCCTATTACAAGCCGATGGTCGAAGTGGTCAAGTTCCTGACCGCAAACGGATTTACGGTTTACGTGAGCAGCGGCACCGAACGCTACACGATGCGCCCCGTCGTCATGGACGGCCTCGGTCTTCCGCCTCGGCAGATTATCGGTTCCGATGTAGTCGTGGTGTCAAATAACCAGAACGGCGCCGACGGTCTCGCCTATACCATCCAGGATGGCGACAAACTCGTGCTTGCGGGGGAGAGCATCATCAAGAATCTGCAGATGAACAAGGTGACAGCCCTTGCCCGCGAAATCGGCTACCAGCCCGTGCTCGCCTTCGGTAACAGCGGTACCGACGCAAGCCTCTTGAACTATGCCATTCACGGCAACAAGTACAGGGCTATGGGTTTTATGCTCCTCTGCGATGACCTCGAACGCGAATACGGCAACGAGGCCAAGGCCGAAAAGATGCGTGCCGCCAGTGAAAAGAACGGATGGATTCCCGTGTCCATGAAGAACGACTGGAAAACCATCTACGGCGACAGCGTCCAGAAAGCGAACTAG
- a CDS encoding Na/Pi cotransporter family protein — protein MTLMILKMIGCLALLMFGMKTMSEGLQKLTGGHLRAVLGTMTKHRIGGLLTGTFVTASVQSSTATTVLTVSFVNAGLLTLSQAIPVIMGANIGTTATAWIMSVFGFQFNMSSVVWPFFALGIILSYTKKNSTKSIGEFVFGFAFMFLGLTTLRENAVAMDLAHNQTVINFFATTGGWGIFSTLLFLLLGSVLTMCVQSSAAIMAITLLLCSSGVLPIYQGIALVMGENIGTTVTSNLAALSASTQARRAALAHMLFNVFGVVWVLIVFRPFVNMVCSIVGFDPTFVPHTDEEVAQASVRVTYALSAFHTAFNLCNVLILIWFIKPMEKIICKIIREKEDGEDFKVKFISAGLMSTAELSLFEARKEINLFAARTQKMFRMVPELLEMKDENDFVKLFARIEKYEGISDNMEIEIAKYLNQVSEGRLSPESKTNIQSMLREISEIESIGDSCYNMARAINRKFRSTDDFTEEQYNRIKHMMQLCDKALTNMIDVISDAVTADANRTLNMENEINDYRKLLKEKNITDIESQKYSYQMGVHYMDVVNDCEKLGDYVVNVVEAHTNKKFST, from the coding sequence ATGACACTTATGATTCTTAAAATGATAGGTTGCCTTGCGCTCCTCATGTTCGGCATGAAGACCATGAGCGAAGGCTTGCAGAAACTCACGGGCGGTCACCTGCGTGCTGTCCTTGGAACCATGACCAAGCACCGCATCGGAGGCCTTCTCACAGGTACCTTTGTGACTGCCTCGGTGCAGTCTTCTACCGCTACGACCGTCCTTACCGTAAGCTTCGTTAACGCTGGCCTGCTCACATTGAGTCAGGCCATTCCTGTTATCATGGGTGCAAACATCGGTACTACGGCCACGGCATGGATTATGTCCGTTTTCGGGTTCCAGTTCAACATGAGCTCGGTGGTGTGGCCCTTCTTCGCCCTCGGCATCATCCTTTCTTACACCAAGAAGAATTCGACCAAGAGTATCGGCGAATTCGTGTTCGGTTTCGCGTTCATGTTCCTCGGCCTTACCACGCTGCGTGAAAATGCGGTGGCTATGGACTTGGCTCACAACCAGACGGTGATCAACTTCTTTGCGACGACTGGCGGTTGGGGAATCTTCAGCACGCTCCTCTTCTTGCTGCTGGGTAGCGTCCTTACCATGTGCGTGCAGTCGTCTGCGGCTATCATGGCGATTACGCTTTTGCTCTGCAGCAGTGGAGTGCTTCCGATTTACCAGGGCATTGCGCTCGTGATGGGTGAAAACATCGGTACCACGGTGACATCGAACCTCGCCGCTCTTTCGGCAAGTACGCAGGCAAGGCGCGCGGCCTTGGCGCACATGCTCTTCAACGTGTTCGGCGTGGTGTGGGTTTTGATAGTGTTCCGCCCGTTCGTGAACATGGTGTGCAGCATCGTAGGGTTCGACCCGACGTTTGTGCCGCACACCGACGAAGAAGTTGCCCAGGCGAGCGTCCGTGTGACCTACGCGCTATCTGCCTTCCATACGGCATTCAACCTCTGCAACGTGCTTATCCTCATCTGGTTCATCAAGCCGATGGAAAAAATCATCTGCAAGATTATCCGCGAGAAGGAAGACGGCGAGGATTTCAAGGTCAAGTTTATCAGCGCGGGCCTCATGAGCACTGCGGAACTTTCGCTTTTTGAAGCCCGCAAGGAAATTAACTTGTTTGCAGCCCGCACGCAGAAGATGTTCCGCATGGTGCCCGAACTGCTCGAGATGAAGGACGAGAACGATTTCGTGAAGCTCTTTGCCCGCATCGAAAAGTACGAAGGCATCAGCGACAACATGGAAATCGAAATTGCCAAGTACCTGAACCAGGTTTCCGAAGGCCGCTTGAGTCCCGAAAGTAAGACGAATATCCAGTCGATGCTCCGCGAAATTTCTGAAATCGAAAGTATCGGGGATTCCTGCTATAACATGGCCCGCGCCATCAACCGCAAGTTTAGGAGTACCGACGACTTTACCGAAGAGCAGTACAACCGCATCAAGCACATGATGCAGCTTTGCGACAAGGCGTTAACGAACATGATTGATGTCATTAGCGATGCTGTGACTGCCGACGCAAACCGTACGCTGAATATGGAGAATGAGATCAACGATTACCGCAAGCTCCTCAAGGAGAAAAATATCACCGACATCGAATCGCAGAAGTACAGCTACCAGATGGGTGTTCACTACATGGACGTGGTGAACGATTGCGAAAAGCTCGGTGACTACGTGGTGAACGTGGTCGAGGCTCACACGAACAAAAAATTCTCCACTTAA
- the ispF gene encoding 2-C-methyl-D-erythritol 2,4-cyclodiphosphate synthase, with amino-acid sequence MDKIYRSGIGFDVHKLVEGRKCIIGGVDIPYEKGLLGHSDADVLLHAISDALLGAAGLGDIGTYFPDTDPAFKGADSLELLRKVGEEVKKAGYEIINIDSVVMCERPKVNPHKDQMKANIARVLGLDVKQVGIKGTTTEKLGFTGRGEGIASQAIAMVRSF; translated from the coding sequence ATGGATAAGATTTATCGTTCGGGTATCGGTTTTGACGTTCACAAGTTGGTGGAAGGTCGCAAGTGCATTATCGGCGGGGTGGACATTCCGTACGAAAAGGGCCTGCTCGGCCATAGCGATGCCGATGTGTTGTTGCATGCCATTAGCGACGCCTTGCTCGGGGCCGCTGGGCTCGGCGATATCGGAACGTATTTCCCGGACACCGATCCCGCCTTCAAAGGTGCCGATAGTCTGGAACTGTTGCGCAAGGTCGGTGAAGAAGTCAAGAAGGCCGGTTACGAGATTATCAATATCGACAGTGTCGTGATGTGCGAACGCCCGAAGGTGAACCCGCACAAGGACCAGATGAAGGCGAATATCGCCCGCGTGCTTGGTCTTGACGTGAAGCAGGTTGGCATTAAGGGAACGACCACCGAAAAGCTCGGCTTTACCGGTCGCGGCGAGGGAATCGCCTCCCAGGCCATCGCCATGGTCCGTAGCTTTTAG